Proteins encoded by one window of Pseudomonas tructae:
- a CDS encoding YfhL family 4Fe-4S dicluster ferredoxin produces MSLIITDDCINCDVCEPECPNAAISQGEEIYVIDPNLCTQCVGHYDEPQCQQVCPVDCIPLDEAHPESEAQLMEKYRRITGKA; encoded by the coding sequence ATGTCCCTGATCATCACCGACGATTGCATCAATTGCGACGTCTGCGAACCCGAGTGTCCGAACGCTGCGATCTCTCAAGGCGAAGAGATCTACGTGATCGACCCCAACCTGTGCACCCAGTGCGTCGGCCATTACGACGAGCCGCAGTGCCAGCAAGTCTGCCCGGTAGACTGCATCCCTCTGGATGAAGCCCATCCGGAAAGCGAAGCGCAGCTGATGGAAAAATACCGCCGAATCACCGGCAAGGCCTGA
- the coaD gene encoding pantetheine-phosphate adenylyltransferase: protein MNRVLYPGTFDPITKGHGDLVERASRLFDQVIIAVAASPKKNPLFPLEQRVELAREVTKHLPNVEVIGFSTLLAHFAKEQQANVFLRGLRAVSDFEYEFQLANMNRQLAPDVESLFLTPSERYSFISSTLVREIAALGGDITKFVHPVVADALTERFKK from the coding sequence ATGAACCGAGTGTTGTACCCAGGTACTTTCGACCCTATTACCAAGGGCCATGGCGATCTGGTCGAGCGTGCCTCACGGCTGTTCGACCAGGTGATCATTGCGGTCGCCGCCAGCCCGAAGAAAAACCCACTGTTCCCGCTGGAACAACGGGTAGAACTGGCTCGTGAGGTCACCAAGCACCTGCCCAATGTCGAAGTCATCGGCTTCTCCACCTTGCTGGCGCATTTTGCCAAGGAACAACAGGCCAATGTGTTCCTGCGCGGCCTGCGCGCGGTCTCGGACTTCGAGTACGAATTCCAGCTGGCGAACATGAACCGGCAACTGGCCCCCGACGTCGAAAGCCTGTTCCTTACGCCTTCGGAGCGCTATTCGTTCATCTCCTCGACCCTGGTCCGGGAAATCGCGGCGCTGGGTGGCGACATCACCAAATTCGTCCACCCCGTGGTGGCCGACGCCCTGACCGAACGCTTCAAGAAGTGA
- a CDS encoding GMC family oxidoreductase: MPVPDLFRDGLNNRGWKTRDASRLDQDLHLAADIAIIGSGAGGATSAELLSAAGFKVLLIEEGPLKTSNDFHMLEDQAYASLYQEGIGRMSKDGAITILQGRAVGGTTLINWTSSFRTPEPTLEHWAREHGVKGLGSAELAPWFARLEQRLGIEPWIMPPNANNEALRRGCEALGYNWKVIPRNVRGCWNLGYCGMGCPVNAKQSMLVTSIPATLDHGGELLYLARAEHLEHNGEQISGLHCVAMDSRCVEPTGRKIKVKARHYILAGGGINSPGLLLRSNAPDPHERLGKRTFLHLVNFSAGLFKDQVNPFYGAPQSIYSDHFQWRDGVSGPMGYKLEVPPLHPALASTLLGSFGKENALRMEQLPHTHVMLALLRDGFHPDSAGGEVQLRGDGAPVLDYQVSPYAWDGIRRAFQSMAQIQFAAGADSVMPVHSDARHVKTLAEARQMIDGLNLELFRTRLGSAHVMGGCAMGEDPRQAVCDSLGRHHQLGNLSIHDGSLFPTSIGANPQLSVYGLSALLSDALATRLVAGR, from the coding sequence ATGCCCGTACCCGACCTGTTCCGCGACGGCCTCAACAACCGTGGCTGGAAGACCCGTGACGCCTCACGCCTGGACCAGGACCTGCACCTTGCGGCCGACATCGCCATCATCGGCAGCGGTGCTGGCGGCGCCACCAGTGCCGAGCTGCTCAGTGCCGCCGGCTTCAAGGTGCTGCTGATCGAAGAAGGCCCGCTGAAAACCAGCAACGACTTTCACATGCTCGAAGACCAGGCCTACGCCAGCCTCTACCAGGAGGGCATCGGACGCATGAGCAAGGACGGCGCCATCACCATCCTGCAGGGCCGTGCGGTCGGCGGCACAACCCTGATCAACTGGACTTCGAGCTTTCGAACCCCCGAACCGACCCTGGAGCACTGGGCCAGGGAACATGGGGTCAAGGGCCTGGGCAGCGCCGAACTGGCGCCCTGGTTCGCGCGCCTGGAACAGCGCCTGGGTATCGAGCCGTGGATCATGCCACCCAATGCCAACAACGAGGCGCTGCGCCGTGGCTGCGAAGCGCTGGGCTACAACTGGAAGGTGATCCCGCGCAACGTGCGCGGTTGCTGGAACCTGGGCTATTGCGGCATGGGTTGCCCGGTCAACGCCAAGCAGTCGATGCTGGTCACCAGCATCCCGGCAACCCTCGATCACGGCGGCGAGCTGCTGTACCTGGCCCGCGCCGAGCACCTGGAACACAACGGCGAGCAGATCAGCGGCCTGCATTGCGTAGCCATGGACTCGCGCTGCGTCGAACCCACCGGCCGCAAGATCAAGGTCAAGGCCCGGCACTACATCCTTGCCGGCGGCGGCATCAACAGCCCCGGACTGCTGCTGCGCTCCAACGCTCCGGACCCTCATGAACGCCTGGGCAAACGCACTTTCCTGCACCTGGTCAACTTCAGTGCCGGTTTGTTCAAGGATCAGGTCAACCCCTTCTACGGCGCGCCGCAATCGATCTACTCCGACCATTTCCAGTGGCGCGACGGCGTCAGCGGGCCGATGGGTTACAAGCTCGAAGTACCGCCCCTGCACCCGGCGCTGGCCAGCACCCTGCTGGGCAGTTTCGGCAAGGAAAATGCCCTGCGCATGGAGCAACTGCCGCATACCCATGTGATGCTCGCCCTGCTGCGCGACGGTTTTCACCCGGACAGTGCCGGTGGCGAGGTGCAGTTGCGTGGCGATGGCGCGCCGGTGCTCGACTACCAGGTCTCGCCCTACGCCTGGGACGGTATACGCCGGGCTTTCCAGAGCATGGCCCAGATCCAGTTCGCGGCAGGTGCCGACAGCGTCATGCCGGTGCACAGTGATGCCCGCCATGTGAAAACCCTGGCCGAGGCCCGCCAGATGATCGACGGGCTGAACCTCGAACTGTTTCGCACCCGCCTGGGCAGTGCCCACGTCATGGGCGGCTGCGCCATGGGCGAGGACCCGCGCCAGGCGGTGTGCGACAGCCTGGGCCGGCATCACCAACTGGGCAACCTGTCGATTCACGACGGCTCGTTGTTCCCCACCAGCATCGGCGCCAACCCGCAACTGTCGGTGTATGGCCTCAGTGCGCTGCTCAGCGATGCCCTGGCCACGCGCCTGGTTGCCGGCAGATGA
- a CDS encoding twin-arginine translocation pathway signal protein — protein sequence MTTSLPVNPALSRRGLLKFSLGASALLATTGLSASLSGCSAQTPANGFICLRDNDLPILQALIPVVLAGTQAAANRDALLLRLDNKLAALSPAMLKLTRQLFDVLAMAVTRGPLTGIWGSWDNASSAQIEAFLQRWQDSSLNLLRMGHASLLQLLHMAWYELPDSWAHCGYPGPPKV from the coding sequence GCTGCTCAAGTTCAGCCTCGGCGCCAGCGCCCTGCTCGCCACGACCGGACTGAGCGCCAGCCTCAGCGGTTGCTCGGCGCAAACACCGGCCAATGGCTTCATCTGCTTGCGCGACAACGACCTGCCGATTCTTCAGGCGTTGATCCCGGTCGTGCTGGCCGGCACCCAGGCGGCCGCCAACCGCGACGCCTTGCTGCTCAGGCTGGACAACAAACTCGCGGCGCTGTCGCCGGCCATGCTCAAACTGACCCGCCAACTGTTCGACGTACTCGCGATGGCAGTCACCCGCGGGCCGTTGACCGGGATCTGGGGCAGTTGGGACAACGCCAGCAGCGCGCAGATCGAAGCCTTTTTGCAACGCTGGCAGGACAGCTCGCTGAACCTGCTGCGGATGGGCCACGCCTCGCTCCTGCAACTGCTGCACATGGCCTGGTATGAACTACCCGACTCCTGGGCTCATTGCGGCTACCCCGGGCCACCCAAGGTCTGA